Genomic DNA from Parvivirga hydrogeniphila:
TCATCCGCGTGCGCGAGGAGGTCAAGTGCGACCGGCGGATCGCCCGTCAGCGGATCCGGAGCTTCCTCATGCGCTACGGCAAGCGCTACCCCGGCCCGCGCGACGCCTGGTCTCACCGCTTCGAGGTATGGGCGCGCTCTGTGACCTTCGACAAGCCGCACGCACAAGAGGCGTTCGCCAACCCGCTTTCCGCCAACTTCATCCGCGATGCGCAACTCGCCGAGATGGGCAAGCGGGTCGAAGAGATCGCGATGACCGAGGCCTTCGCGGCCGACGTCGCCCGCCTCTAGACGTTTCGCGGTGTCGGCACGCTTACGGCCATGACGATTCTTGCCGAGACGTGCGACTTCACGCGCTTTGCAACGGCAGGCAACCGCATGGCATTCACCGGGCTCCTGCCGTCCGAGCACTCGAGCGGGGCGAGCAGGCACCAAGGCTCGATCACCACGACGGGAAACCGGCACATCCGCCGCGCGCTCGTGGAATCCGCCTGGGCCTACCGGCACGCCCTTGCCGTGCGCAGCAAGCTCCGTGAGCGTCTCGAGGGGATGCCGCCTGAGGTCGCCGCCTACTCGTGGGCAGCACAGATGCGGCTGAACGGCAGCTACCGCCGCATCGCCGCGAGAAAGGGTGCACACACCGCGGTCGTGGCCACCGCACGTGAGCTCTCGAGCTTCGTCTGGGGTCTCATGACCGGCAACCTCGGTCCGGCCCGATAGTAGACGTCATGCATGCGGGCGGGCGCCACACTCCGGAGAGATCCTCGATGACGTTATTCGACATCAGCAAGCGAGCGCCTAGTTTGAGGCAGGCTCCGGGCCGACCGAGATGTGGAGTCGAAATCCCTTAGATATCGGCATGGTCGAGCGCCGTTGCCATGTGCCCGTCCGCTGTCACCTACACACCAGAAAAGAGGACCGTGATCGATCGCGGGTTGACCGGCAATCTCATATCAACGTACGTGTTTGGGGATGAGCGGCGAACGAAGTGAGTCCGCTCGATCCCCGGGTTAGACCCTACAGATCAACATCCTGTTCGAAATAGTCAGTGTCGATGCGCTGAAGACGTATCGTTCTTGTCACACTCGTACCGACATCATGGTCCATCATGAGTTCCGCGAGCTTGTCGCCGTCGATTAACACGATGCGCTTCTCAATCATCTTGACGTAGTCTCTTGCCGGGCCGCTGAATTGAGCCGTGGTGATGAAGACTCCCTTGCGCGCTCGATGACTCTCAAGCGATCCGGCGAACTCCCGGACCTCCTTCTCGCCAACTGTGTTCGCCCACCGCTTGGCTTGGACAACCACTACGTCGAGGCCAAGCTTATCCTCCTTGATGAAGCCATCGATCCCGCCGTCACCAGACCTTGCTGTCATACTTGCGCTGTCTGCGACAGAGCCCCCGTATCCCATGGCGACGAGGACATCGAGTACGACTCTCTCGAAGCGAACGGAGTCCATCTCCCGCAGCCTCTCAAGTA
This window encodes:
- a CDS encoding restriction endonuclease; amino-acid sequence: MGPLIVHANAHEQLLERLREMDSVRFERVVLDVLVAMGYGGSVADSASMTARSGDGGIDGFIKEDKLGLDVVVVQAKRWANTVGEKEVREFAGSLESHRARKGVFITTAQFSGPARDYVKMIEKRIVLIDGDKLAELMMDHDVGTSVTRTIRLQRIDTDYFEQDVDL
- a CDS encoding IS110 family transposase translates to MNECTHIGLDVHKDTISVAVLRSGTTVIAPSMIPRRSGVRVKTDRIDARDLARLHRAGELTSVRVPGAAEEAVRDLIRVREEVKCDRRIARQRIRSFLMRYGKRYPGPRDAWSHRFEVWARSVTFDKPHAQEAFANPLSANFIRDAQLAEMGKRVEEIAMTEAFAADVARL